Proteins encoded by one window of Sphingosinicella sp. BN140058:
- a CDS encoding M20/M25/M40 family metallo-hydrolase, protein MRLIVTLAAAAASLITLPADAQTGAPHEKPARDMLERVTSFRSAQGKGQVPAVADYLKGVLRAGGVAEDDIAMLPKGETTGMLVRIPGRDGSAKPIVFSAHMDVVDARPEDWTRDPFKLVEEDGYFFGRGVLDNKTGVVALASTILRIKQARRQPERTLVFAFVGDEETTFGTTELIAAHPWVKNAEYAINTDAGDGLLSADGKAAIYLVQGAEKTYATFDLTVTNPGGHSSRPRPDNAIYDLAAALTRIGQYRFPVMDSPLTRAHLGAVGKVTPGKTGEMLRRFSANPQDKEAADALFVDPSFVGTTRTTCVATMLDGGHAENALPQKATAKINCRIFPGVPVEDVRQQLVRVIGNAAIAVKTTGNPLESPISEPRADVMAAIDKDVHARHAGIPIAPYLESGGTDGVIYRRAGIPTWGSSAIFIKPDEMFAHGLNERIPVKSFYESVDHIHTLAVALGGVK, encoded by the coding sequence ATGCGCCTGATCGTGACACTGGCGGCGGCTGCCGCATCCCTGATCACCTTGCCGGCCGATGCCCAGACCGGCGCGCCGCACGAGAAGCCGGCGCGGGACATGCTGGAGCGGGTGACGAGCTTCCGCTCCGCGCAGGGCAAGGGACAGGTTCCCGCCGTCGCCGATTATCTGAAAGGCGTGCTGCGCGCGGGCGGGGTGGCCGAGGACGACATCGCGATGCTGCCGAAGGGCGAAACCACCGGCATGCTCGTCCGCATCCCCGGCCGCGACGGCAGCGCCAAGCCGATCGTCTTCTCGGCCCATATGGACGTGGTCGATGCCCGGCCCGAGGACTGGACCCGGGATCCGTTCAAGCTCGTCGAGGAGGACGGCTATTTCTTCGGCCGCGGCGTGCTCGACAACAAGACCGGCGTGGTCGCGCTGGCTTCGACGATCCTGCGGATCAAACAGGCCAGGCGCCAACCCGAGCGGACGCTCGTCTTCGCCTTCGTCGGCGATGAGGAAACAACGTTCGGCACCACCGAGTTGATCGCGGCCCACCCTTGGGTCAAGAACGCCGAATATGCGATCAACACCGATGCCGGTGACGGTCTGCTCAGCGCGGACGGCAAGGCCGCGATCTACCTCGTCCAGGGCGCCGAGAAGACCTATGCGACGTTCGATCTCACCGTCACCAACCCGGGCGGGCACAGCTCGCGTCCCCGCCCGGACAATGCGATCTACGATCTGGCCGCAGCGTTGACCAGGATCGGCCAATATCGCTTCCCGGTCATGGACAGCCCGCTCACCCGCGCGCATCTCGGAGCGGTCGGCAAGGTGACGCCCGGCAAGACGGGCGAGATGCTGCGCCGCTTTTCCGCCAATCCGCAGGACAAGGAGGCGGCCGACGCTCTGTTCGTCGATCCTTCTTTCGTCGGCACGACCCGTACCACCTGCGTGGCGACGATGCTGGACGGCGGCCATGCCGAGAACGCGCTTCCCCAAAAGGCCACGGCCAAGATCAATTGCCGCATCTTTCCCGGCGTTCCGGTGGAGGACGTGCGTCAGCAATTGGTGCGGGTGATCGGCAATGCGGCAATTGCGGTGAAAACCACCGGCAACCCGCTCGAAAGCCCGATTTCGGAACCGCGCGCGGACGTCATGGCGGCGATCGACAAGGACGTTCATGCCCGGCATGCCGGCATCCCGATCGCGCCCTATCTGGAATCGGGCGGCACCGACGGCGTGATCTACCGCCGCGCCGGCATCCCGACCTGGGGATCGTCGGCGATCTTCATCAAACCGGACGAGATGTTCGCCCATGGCCTCAACGAGCGTATTCCGGTGAAGAGCTTCTACGAGTCGGTAGACCATATCCACACGCTCGCGGTCGCGCTCGGCGGCGTGAAATAA
- a CDS encoding ligase-associated DNA damage response exonuclease codes for MARLGSWIEPFPEGIYVKPADAWVDPSTPKARALVTHGHADHARGGHEDVWATPETLAIMECRYGPQPGGRAVDYGEVIRIGEVDISFVPAGHVLGSAQIVLEHAGERVVVSGDYKRRSDPTCLPFEPVPCDVFVTEATFGLPVFRHPDTASEMDRLLLRLHENPDRCVLVGAYALGKAQRLMAELRGRGYRDPIYIHGALQRLCDLYAEQGVDLGDVRPATGVSKDELRGRIVVAPPGALNDRWSRRLPDPITAMASGWMRVRQRARQRNVELPLIVSDHADWDELTDTITELKPREVWITHGREDALMHWCMTRQIKARELNLVGREDEDD; via the coding sequence ATGGCCCGTCTCGGTTCCTGGATCGAGCCTTTTCCGGAAGGCATCTACGTCAAGCCCGCCGATGCGTGGGTCGACCCGTCGACGCCGAAGGCGCGCGCGCTCGTCACTCATGGCCACGCCGATCACGCCCGCGGCGGCCACGAGGACGTGTGGGCGACGCCCGAGACGCTGGCGATCATGGAATGCCGCTACGGGCCGCAGCCGGGCGGGCGGGCCGTCGACTATGGCGAAGTGATCCGGATCGGCGAGGTCGACATCAGCTTCGTCCCCGCCGGCCACGTCCTCGGCTCGGCCCAGATCGTGCTCGAACATGCCGGTGAGCGTGTCGTCGTGTCGGGCGATTACAAGCGCCGCTCCGATCCCACCTGTTTGCCGTTCGAGCCGGTGCCGTGCGACGTCTTCGTCACCGAGGCGACGTTCGGCCTGCCGGTCTTCCGTCATCCCGATACGGCGAGCGAGATGGACCGGCTCTTGCTGCGCCTGCACGAAAATCCCGATCGCTGCGTGCTGGTCGGCGCCTATGCGCTCGGCAAGGCGCAGCGGCTGATGGCCGAGTTGCGCGGCCGCGGCTATCGCGATCCGATCTACATCCACGGCGCCCTCCAGCGCTTGTGCGATCTCTACGCCGAGCAAGGGGTCGATCTCGGCGACGTCCGCCCGGCAACCGGTGTGAGCAAGGACGAATTGCGGGGCCGGATCGTGGTTGCCCCCCCGGGCGCGCTCAACGATCGCTGGTCCCGGCGTCTCCCCGATCCGATCACCGCCATGGCGTCGGGCTGGATGCGGGTTCGCCAGCGCGCCCGTCAACGCAATGTCGAGCTTCCGCTGATCGTCTCCGATCATGCCGACTGGGACGAACTCACCGACACCATCACCGAACTCAAGCCGCGCGAGGTGTGGATAACCCACGGCCGCGAAGACGCGCTGATGCATTGGTGCATGACCCGCCAGATCAAGGCGCGGGAACTCAATCTGGTCGGCCGCGAGGACGAGGACGACTAA
- a CDS encoding SEL1-like repeat protein, with product MAISMKSAEFLLNSRLADAGEGDIDALYELGVAYSTGSHGISVDLIEAHKWFNLAALNGSSEAQMCRAEIADEMTAREIAEAQRQARAWLSETGMRRAA from the coding sequence ATGGCCATCAGTATGAAATCCGCAGAGTTTCTGCTCAACAGCCGTCTTGCCGATGCCGGCGAGGGCGATATCGACGCCCTCTACGAGCTGGGCGTCGCCTACTCGACGGGATCGCATGGCATCAGCGTCGATCTGATCGAAGCGCACAAATGGTTCAATCTCGCCGCGCTCAACGGCAGCAGCGAAGCGCAGATGTGCCGCGCCGAAATCGCCGACGAGATGACGGCGCGCGAGATCGCCGAAGCGCAGCGTCAGGCCCGCGCCTGGCTGTCCGAAACCGGAATGCGCCGGGCCGCCTGA
- a CDS encoding ligase-associated DNA damage response DEXH box helicase → MARPLSEVTDAQACAPALLPVVADWFAAKGWAPRRHQLDMLAAARRGRNALLVAATGAGKTLAGFLPTIIDLAQTPADGLHTLYVSPLKALAVDVQRNLLTPIEEMGLPIRVETRTGDTPADRKARQRVRPPQILLTTPESLSLLLSHEDSAFLFAGLKTIVIDEVHAFATGKRGDLLSLALARLQKLAPGLRRVALSATVSDPEAYQGWLAPHADVETVDLVLGDPGAEAEIAIMLPEDERIPWSGHSGRWATENVMREIERHKTTLIFCNTRSLAELIFQDLWTANEQHLPIGIHHGSLSIEARRKVEAAVSDGRIRALVCTASLDLGVDWGDVDLVIQMGAPKGSSRLLQRIGRANHRLDEQSQAILVPGNRFEYLEARAALDAIDDGELDPEIFRPGALDVLAQHVMAAACAGPFSEAEMLDEVHSAAPYAGLSAELFGQVLSYIENGGYSLRAYDRFRRLSREADGTWRVAHPRFIQQHRMNAGIIVDAPLLDVRFRNGRKLGTVEEYFASTLSPGDTFYFAGLVLEVERIDGTDLFVRASSKSARIPTYVGARMAMSTNLADRVRHFLCDRSQWSRFPEDVRDWLDVQGYRSILPQPDQLLVETFPHEHRHYMVAYSFEGWNAHQSLGMLITRRMESAGLKPLGFVSNDYALACYGLEPIPDPAALFSPDILEDEFVEWVQGSNLLKRAFREVAMIGGLVERHHPGKRKTGKQVTFSTDLIYDVLRRYEPDHLLLRAAWEDARTRLTDVGRLARLLDRAQETMVHVELDRVSPMAVPVLVIVGREATSTGHSEDSLLIEAESLAAMAMRRD, encoded by the coding sequence ATGGCGCGCCCCTTGAGTGAAGTCACCGATGCGCAGGCCTGCGCTCCTGCCCTACTCCCGGTGGTCGCCGACTGGTTTGCCGCCAAGGGCTGGGCGCCGCGCCGCCATCAGCTCGATATGCTCGCGGCCGCCCGCCGGGGCCGTAATGCGCTGCTGGTCGCCGCCACCGGGGCCGGCAAGACGCTGGCAGGCTTCCTGCCCACCATCATCGACCTCGCGCAGACTCCCGCCGACGGCTTGCACACGCTCTACGTCTCGCCGCTCAAGGCTCTCGCGGTCGACGTGCAGCGCAATCTGCTCACGCCCATCGAGGAGATGGGCCTGCCGATCCGGGTGGAGACGCGGACCGGCGACACGCCGGCAGACCGCAAGGCCCGCCAGCGGGTGCGGCCGCCGCAGATCCTGCTGACCACGCCGGAATCGCTGAGCCTGCTGCTCAGCCACGAAGACAGCGCCTTCCTGTTCGCCGGCCTGAAAACGATCGTGATCGACGAGGTCCATGCTTTCGCCACCGGCAAGCGCGGCGATCTGCTCTCGCTGGCATTGGCCCGACTGCAGAAGCTGGCACCGGGGCTGCGCCGGGTGGCGCTGTCGGCCACGGTATCCGATCCCGAAGCCTATCAGGGCTGGCTCGCCCCGCATGCCGATGTGGAGACGGTCGATCTCGTGCTCGGCGATCCCGGTGCCGAGGCCGAAATCGCGATCATGCTGCCCGAGGATGAGCGTATCCCGTGGTCGGGCCATTCCGGCCGCTGGGCGACCGAGAACGTGATGCGCGAGATCGAGCGTCACAAGACCACTCTGATCTTCTGCAACACCCGCAGCCTCGCCGAGCTGATCTTCCAGGATCTGTGGACCGCCAACGAGCAGCACCTACCGATCGGCATCCACCATGGCTCGCTGTCGATCGAGGCCCGGCGCAAGGTCGAGGCGGCGGTGTCGGACGGCCGGATCCGCGCCCTGGTCTGCACCGCCAGTCTCGACCTCGGCGTCGACTGGGGCGACGTCGATCTCGTCATCCAGATGGGCGCTCCGAAGGGTTCGTCGCGCCTGCTGCAGCGGATCGGACGCGCCAATCACCGGCTCGACGAGCAGAGTCAGGCCATCCTCGTGCCCGGCAACCGCTTCGAATATCTCGAGGCACGCGCCGCACTCGATGCGATCGACGACGGCGAGCTCGATCCGGAAATCTTCCGCCCGGGTGCGCTCGACGTCCTTGCTCAGCACGTCATGGCGGCGGCCTGTGCGGGCCCGTTCAGCGAGGCGGAGATGCTGGACGAGGTGCATTCGGCGGCGCCCTATGCGGGCCTGTCGGCGGAGCTGTTCGGCCAGGTTCTCTCCTACATCGAGAATGGCGGCTATTCGCTCCGCGCCTACGATCGTTTCCGTCGCCTCTCCCGCGAGGCCGACGGGACCTGGCGCGTTGCCCATCCCCGCTTCATTCAGCAGCACAGGATGAACGCCGGAATCATCGTCGATGCGCCCCTGCTGGACGTTCGCTTCCGCAACGGCCGCAAGCTCGGTACCGTCGAGGAATATTTCGCCTCGACGCTGTCGCCGGGGGACACCTTCTACTTCGCCGGCCTAGTGCTGGAAGTTGAACGGATCGACGGCACCGACCTGTTCGTCCGCGCGTCGTCCAAGTCCGCGAGGATTCCGACCTATGTCGGCGCCCGCATGGCAATGTCGACCAATCTCGCCGATCGCGTGCGCCACTTCCTGTGCGATCGCAGCCAATGGAGCCGCTTTCCGGAGGACGTCCGCGATTGGCTGGACGTCCAGGGCTATCGCTCGATCCTGCCCCAGCCGGACCAGCTGCTCGTCGAGACGTTTCCGCACGAGCATCGGCACTACATGGTCGCCTACAGCTTCGAAGGCTGGAACGCCCATCAGTCGCTCGGCATGCTGATCACGCGGCGGATGGAGAGTGCGGGGCTGAAGCCCCTGGGCTTCGTCTCCAACGATTATGCGCTTGCCTGCTATGGTCTGGAGCCGATCCCCGACCCAGCCGCCTTGTTCTCACCCGACATTCTGGAGGACGAGTTCGTCGAATGGGTGCAGGGCTCCAACCTGTTGAAGCGCGCCTTCCGCGAGGTGGCGATGATCGGCGGGCTGGTGGAGCGCCACCATCCCGGCAAGCGGAAGACCGGCAAGCAGGTCACGTTCTCGACCGACCTCATCTACGACGTCCTGCGGCGCTACGAGCCCGATCACCTGTTGCTGCGCGCCGCCTGGGAGGATGCGCGCACCCGCCTCACCGACGTCGGCCGCCTCGCCCGCCTGCTCGATCGCGCCCAGGAGACGATGGTCCATGTCGAACTCGACCGGGTCTCGCCGATGGCGGTGCCGGTGCTGGTCATCGTCGGGCGCGAGGCGACCTCGACCGGCCATTCCGAGGATTCGCTGCTGATCGAGGCGGAGAGCCTGGCGGCGATGGCAATGCGGCGGGACTGA
- a CDS encoding DnaJ domain-containing protein — MRLRRVLPRQGDPAVPGFLFLIAAGGLLWAYATGRLKNFTYEDGAAAVLFLLGLRFLTTGKLLVGGGLMGGALLWAAHRRRQLARSASMPVEDARRLLGVGEHATLDEIRTAHRRLIARVHPDTGGSAELAERVNVARDTLVADMHRRTPRAS; from the coding sequence ATGCGGCTGCGCCGCGTGCTGCCGCGGCAGGGTGACCCCGCCGTGCCCGGCTTCCTCTTCCTGATCGCGGCCGGCGGCCTGCTGTGGGCCTATGCGACCGGACGCCTGAAGAATTTCACCTATGAGGACGGCGCCGCGGCCGTGCTGTTCCTGCTGGGACTGCGATTCCTCACCACGGGAAAGCTGCTCGTCGGCGGCGGTCTCATGGGAGGCGCCCTGTTGTGGGCCGCCCATCGGCGCCGGCAGCTCGCCCGGTCGGCCTCGATGCCCGTCGAGGACGCGCGCCGCCTGCTTGGGGTCGGCGAACATGCCACCCTGGATGAAATCCGCACCGCCCACCGCAGGCTGATCGCCCGGGTCCATCCGGACACCGGTGGGTCCGCCGAGCTTGCCGAGCGCGTCAACGTCGCCCGCGACACGCTCGTAGCCGACATGCACCGCAGGACGCCGCGCGCATCCTGA
- a CDS encoding alpha/beta fold hydrolase — protein sequence MVLPGFLATDRSTLGLQKALAGAGYRVTGWGLGINRGVSARTLDDIVAQVERFGGGRPTILVGWSLGGIYAREVAKKRPDLVAKVITMGSPFSGHPRANNVWRLYELIARHPVDAPPIEAELAQKPPVPTIALWSRKDGIVAPAAARGQDGERDRAIELECSHMAFAVSSKAWPHVVAAVRDG from the coding sequence ATGGTGCTGCCGGGCTTCCTTGCCACCGATCGGAGTACGCTGGGCCTGCAAAAGGCGCTTGCCGGGGCCGGATATCGGGTCACCGGCTGGGGTCTGGGGATCAATCGCGGGGTCAGCGCGCGCACGCTGGATGACATCGTTGCCCAAGTGGAGCGATTCGGCGGCGGCCGACCGACGATCCTGGTGGGCTGGAGCCTCGGTGGCATCTATGCGCGGGAGGTCGCCAAGAAACGGCCGGATCTCGTCGCCAAGGTAATCACGATGGGTTCGCCCTTTTCGGGCCATCCCCGCGCCAACAATGTCTGGCGTTTGTACGAGTTGATCGCGCGCCATCCGGTCGATGCGCCGCCTATCGAGGCGGAGCTGGCTCAAAAACCTCCGGTGCCGACGATCGCCTTATGGTCGAGGAAGGACGGCATCGTCGCGCCCGCAGCGGCGCGCGGGCAAGATGGAGAGCGCGATCGGGCGATCGAGCTCGAGTGCAGCCACATGGCCTTCGCAGTCAGCTCGAAAGCGTGGCCGCACGTCGTCGCGGCCGTCCGGGACGGCTGA
- a CDS encoding division plane positioning ATPase MipZ: MAGATPHFIVFANEKGGTGKSTTAVHAAVALEATGRRVAALDLDTRQRTLGRYLDNRADTIKRTGIALPMPRHATFDPEKHALDALIDEIGGDVDVVVIDTPGRDDAYARQAMLRADTLVTPINDSFVDLDLIGQVDPETYRVKRPSFYAELVWNSRTQRAKTHNATVDWVVLRNRMQHIEARNMRRVGEALTELSRRVGFRIIPGLGERVIYRELFPRGLTLLDLAQIGEVGIAHIAARQELREMVAALGLPAQERDAAAPRAAAAG; this comes from the coding sequence ATGGCTGGCGCAACGCCGCATTTCATCGTTTTCGCCAATGAGAAAGGCGGCACCGGCAAGTCGACGACGGCCGTTCACGCCGCGGTGGCGCTCGAGGCGACCGGCCGGCGGGTCGCCGCGCTCGACCTCGACACGCGGCAACGCACGCTGGGCCGCTACCTCGACAATCGCGCCGACACGATCAAGCGGACCGGGATCGCCCTGCCGATGCCGCGGCACGCGACCTTCGATCCCGAGAAGCACGCGCTCGACGCTCTGATCGACGAGATCGGCGGCGACGTCGACGTGGTCGTGATCGACACACCGGGCCGCGACGACGCCTACGCGCGCCAGGCGATGCTGCGCGCCGACACTTTGGTCACGCCGATCAACGACAGCTTCGTCGATCTGGATCTGATCGGCCAGGTCGACCCCGAGACCTACCGGGTCAAACGGCCGAGCTTTTATGCCGAACTGGTCTGGAACAGCCGCACCCAGCGGGCCAAGACTCACAATGCGACGGTGGACTGGGTCGTGCTTCGCAATCGCATGCAGCACATCGAGGCACGCAACATGCGCAGGGTCGGCGAGGCGCTGACCGAACTCTCCCGCCGGGTCGGCTTCCGCATCATTCCCGGCCTTGGCGAGCGGGTCATCTACCGCGAGCTGTTTCCGCGCGGGCTGACCCTGCTCGATCTCGCTCAGATCGGCGAAGTCGGCATCGCCCATATCGCCGCCCGTCAGGAATTGCGCGAGATGGTCGCGGCGCTCGGCCTGCCGGCGCAGGAGCGCGATGCGGCTGCGCCGCGTGCTGCCGCGGCAGGGTGA
- a CDS encoding YihY/virulence factor BrkB family protein: MAIKPVAWPALSEWRQVLTRTWKESGDDNVGLLSAGVGFYLFLAFVPLLASLVLTYGLVADPETVARHIQTLARTLPREAATIISDQLQAITGDKSGKDIGLLVAIAIALYGASKGAAAIVTALNIAYEVKDTRSFIVRTALSLVITVGMIAMLLIGALAISAVGFIENLLPFSSPVLHVTLQIVFLLAAAAIIGTGIALLYRYAPNRPDAPWRWITPGSAAATLVWILASLGFSLYVSNFGNYNATYGSLGGVIVFLTWLYLTGYILLMGGELNSELERQQAAQDPALAASAGPQPGNEVGGAAKDEAPQPHIHAETAAPVTPRKNRLGPIALLAGGAAIGAFLKRRRKPPTPKHFHYATEAGAGRS; encoded by the coding sequence ATGGCAATCAAACCCGTCGCGTGGCCCGCTCTTTCCGAATGGCGCCAGGTTCTGACCCGAACCTGGAAGGAATCCGGCGACGACAATGTCGGCCTCCTCTCCGCCGGCGTCGGCTTCTATCTGTTTCTCGCCTTCGTGCCGCTGCTCGCGTCGCTGGTGCTGACCTATGGCCTCGTCGCCGATCCGGAAACCGTCGCGCGCCACATCCAGACACTCGCCCGAACCCTGCCGCGCGAGGCGGCGACGATCATCTCGGATCAGCTGCAGGCGATCACCGGCGACAAAAGCGGCAAGGACATCGGCCTGCTGGTTGCGATTGCAATCGCGCTCTATGGCGCCAGCAAGGGTGCCGCGGCGATCGTGACCGCGCTCAACATCGCCTATGAGGTGAAGGACACGCGCAGCTTCATCGTGCGCACCGCGCTGTCGCTGGTGATCACCGTCGGGATGATCGCGATGCTGCTGATCGGCGCGCTCGCCATCTCCGCCGTCGGCTTCATCGAGAACCTCCTGCCGTTCAGTTCACCGGTGCTGCACGTCACGCTGCAAATTGTCTTCCTGTTGGCGGCCGCCGCGATCATCGGCACCGGCATCGCCTTGCTCTACCGCTACGCCCCGAACCGCCCGGATGCGCCATGGCGCTGGATCACGCCGGGCTCGGCCGCCGCGACCCTCGTCTGGATTCTCGCCAGCCTCGGCTTCAGCCTCTACGTGTCCAATTTCGGCAATTACAACGCCACCTACGGATCGCTCGGCGGCGTCATCGTCTTCCTGACCTGGCTCTATCTCACCGGCTACATCCTGCTGATGGGCGGCGAGCTCAATTCCGAGCTCGAGCGGCAGCAGGCCGCGCAGGATCCGGCGCTCGCCGCAAGCGCCGGGCCGCAACCGGGCAATGAAGTCGGCGGCGCAGCCAAGGACGAGGCGCCGCAGCCGCATATCCATGCCGAGACTGCGGCACCCGTTACCCCGCGGAAGAACAGGCTCGGCCCGATCGCCCTGCTCGCCGGGGGCGCGGCGATCGGCGCCTTCCTGAAGCGCCGCCGCAAGCCGCCTACCCCCAAGCATTTCCACTACGCGACCGAAGCCGGAGCCGGCAGGTCCTAG
- the panC gene encoding pantoate--beta-alanine ligase — translation MQTVRDIDSLRQAIAELRAEGGTIAFVPTMGALHAGHMALVAEGRRRARHVVASIFVNPTQFGPNEDLATYPRREASDARMLEEEGCEILWAPDVATMYPEGHATTISVGGGIADTLDGEARPGHFAGVATVVAKLFNQVRPDIALFGEKDYQQLAIIRQMVRDLDLPVEIVGVPTQRDADGLALSSRNAYLTEEERRAARALPRALGEAAGAIQAGGDVAAALAGAREKLAKAGFDPIDYVELRDAVSLQPVMNVDRPARLLAAARLGRTRLIDNLPVG, via the coding sequence GTGCAAACGGTCCGTGACATCGATTCGCTGCGGCAAGCGATTGCGGAGCTGCGCGCGGAGGGCGGCACGATCGCGTTCGTGCCGACGATGGGCGCGCTCCACGCCGGACATATGGCGCTGGTCGCGGAAGGCCGGCGGCGCGCACGGCACGTCGTCGCCTCGATCTTCGTCAATCCGACCCAATTTGGACCCAATGAGGATCTCGCCACCTATCCCCGCCGCGAGGCCTCCGATGCGCGCATGCTGGAGGAGGAAGGGTGCGAGATCCTGTGGGCGCCGGACGTCGCCACCATGTATCCGGAAGGCCATGCCACCACGATCAGCGTCGGCGGCGGCATCGCCGATACGCTCGACGGCGAAGCGCGGCCTGGCCACTTTGCGGGCGTGGCGACGGTGGTCGCCAAGCTCTTCAACCAGGTCCGGCCCGACATCGCCTTGTTCGGCGAGAAGGATTATCAGCAACTCGCGATCATTCGTCAGATGGTGCGCGACCTTGATCTTCCGGTCGAGATCGTCGGCGTGCCGACTCAGCGCGACGCAGACGGCCTCGCTCTGTCGTCGCGCAACGCCTACCTTACCGAGGAGGAGCGGCGGGCCGCTCGGGCTTTGCCGCGCGCGCTGGGTGAGGCGGCGGGTGCGATCCAGGCAGGCGGCGATGTCGCGGCTGCGCTGGCCGGCGCACGGGAAAAGCTGGCGAAGGCCGGCTTCGATCCGATCGACTATGTCGAGCTTCGCGACGCGGTGTCGCTGCAGCCGGTCATGAATGTCGATCGTCCTGCGCGCCTTCTTGCCGCCGCCCGGTTGGGGCGGACGCGGCTGATCGACAATCTTCCGGTCGGCTGA
- the pgmG gene encoding phosphoglucomutase/phosphomannomutase PgmG: MSRTLNSTALREYDIRGIYGETLHEEDAYAVGRSFGTVVRRAGGARVAVGRDARLSSPGLEANLVRGLADSGIDVVRIGVGPSPMLYFAEATLGVDAGMMVTGSHNPSSYNGFKMVLGHGAFFGERIQALGRMSAAGDWEQGAGQVTEQDVSEDYINRLVRDFGGRPFRIGWDAGNGAAGAIVERLVKRLPGEHFTLYTELDGRFPNHHPDPTVEKNLADLKALVADKKLDFGVAFDGDADRIGAVDGEGRVVWGDQLLSILAEPVLKALPGATIIGDVKASQILFDRIAALGGTPLMWKTGHSLIKSKMKETGAPLAGEMSGHIFFGHLWYGFDDALYAAIRLIEAVSALGGSLTALRSAMPALVNTPELRFQVDESRKFAVIDEVLARLEADGVAIDRTDGARVLTEDGWWLLRASNTQDVLVARAEAQDQAGLDRLLAEIDRQLALSGLERGPEADH; the protein is encoded by the coding sequence ATGAGCCGTACCCTCAATTCCACCGCCCTGCGCGAGTACGACATTCGCGGGATCTATGGAGAGACGCTTCACGAAGAAGACGCTTATGCGGTCGGGCGCAGCTTCGGAACCGTGGTCCGGCGCGCCGGCGGTGCCAGGGTGGCGGTCGGGCGTGACGCGCGGTTGAGCTCGCCCGGGCTCGAAGCCAATCTCGTCCGCGGCCTCGCCGACAGCGGAATCGACGTGGTTCGGATCGGTGTCGGGCCAAGCCCGATGCTCTACTTCGCCGAAGCGACGCTTGGCGTGGACGCCGGCATGATGGTGACCGGCAGCCACAATCCATCCAGTTACAACGGCTTCAAAATGGTCCTCGGACACGGTGCGTTCTTCGGCGAGCGGATCCAGGCGCTCGGCCGGATGAGCGCGGCGGGCGACTGGGAGCAAGGTGCGGGACAGGTCACCGAGCAGGACGTCAGCGAGGACTATATCAACCGCCTCGTCCGGGATTTCGGCGGCCGCCCCTTCCGGATCGGCTGGGACGCCGGCAACGGCGCCGCCGGCGCGATCGTCGAGCGATTGGTGAAACGCCTGCCCGGCGAGCATTTCACGCTCTACACCGAGCTGGACGGCCGTTTTCCGAACCATCATCCCGATCCCACGGTCGAGAAGAATCTCGCCGACCTGAAGGCGCTCGTTGCCGATAAGAAGCTCGATTTCGGAGTCGCTTTCGACGGCGATGCCGACCGGATCGGCGCGGTGGACGGCGAAGGCCGCGTCGTCTGGGGTGACCAATTGCTGTCGATCCTGGCCGAACCGGTGCTTAAGGCTCTGCCGGGCGCAACCATCATCGGCGACGTCAAGGCGAGCCAGATCCTGTTCGACCGGATCGCCGCGCTCGGCGGGACACCGTTGATGTGGAAGACCGGACACAGCCTCATCAAATCGAAGATGAAGGAGACCGGTGCGCCGCTCGCCGGGGAGATGAGCGGCCACATCTTCTTCGGCCACCTCTGGTACGGGTTCGACGACGCGCTGTACGCCGCCATCCGTCTGATCGAGGCGGTTTCGGCCCTCGGCGGATCGCTGACCGCCCTGCGATCGGCAATGCCGGCGCTGGTCAACACGCCAGAACTACGCTTCCAGGTCGACGAGAGCCGCAAGTTTGCGGTAATCGACGAAGTGCTCGCCCGGCTCGAGGCCGACGGTGTCGCGATCGACCGGACGGACGGTGCGCGGGTGCTGACCGAAGACGGCTGGTGGCTGCTTCGGGCTTCTAACACCCAAGACGTGCTCGTCGCCCGGGCCGAGGCGCAGGACCAGGCCGGCCTCGACCGGCTGCTCGCAGAGATCGATCGGCAGCTCGCACTGTCCGGTCTGGAGCGCGGGCCGGAGGCGGACCATTGA